CCAGGGCGTCGGCGGCGCGCTCTACGAGCGGATGGCCTATGACGAGGCCGGCCAGCTGCAGAACGCCTCATTCATGGACTTCCTGATGCCCTATGCCTCCGAAATGCCCGACGAGATCGAGATCGATCACCTGCAGACCCCGTCGCCGCTGAACCCGCTGGGCATCAAGGGCGCCGGCGAGGCGGGCGTGATCCCCGGCGCCGCGGTGTTCGCCGCGGCCATCTCCGACGCCGAGGGCTTCGAGATCACCAAGATGCCGATCTCACCGAGCGAGCTGTTCGAACTACGGTCGGCGCGCCGCGCTGCCGGCCAGCGGAAGGGGAACCGGTCATGAAGCTGGCAGGCGAGGCGGTGCTGCACGCGCCGGTCGAAAAGGTCTGGGCGGCGCTGCGCGATCCGGCGGTGCTGGTGGCGACCATCCCGGGCTGCGAGCGGTTGGTCGCCACCGGCCCGGACAGCTATGACATGACGGTGACCGCGGGGGTGGCCTCGATCAAGGGCAGCTACGCCGGCACCGTGTCGCTGACCGACCTGCCCGAGCCGAACACCTTTCTGATGAAGGCCTCCGGCGCCGGCGTCCCCGGCACGGTCAGCGCCGACGTCCGGGTGAGCCTGGCCGAAGCCGGTGAGGGCACCCGGCTCAGCTATGACGCCGAGGCCGCCATCGGCGGGGTGATCGGCGGCGTGGGACAGCGGATGCTGATCGGGGTCGCCAAGAAGCTAGCCGGTGAGTTCTTCACCGGGGTGGACGACGTGCTGACCGGAAACCGGCCGGCCGCCGCCGTCCCGGTCGAGGCTTCGGCGGAACCGGCGCGGGAAGACATGCCGGTGGTGTACCGGGATCCGGCGGTGCCTGGCCGGCAGATCGCCGGCGAGCCGAAGTCGTTCATACTGGGAGCGATCTTCGGAGCGGCCACCGCGCTGCTCGGCGTGCTGGTGGGAGCCAGGACCGCCCGCTTGAACAGGAGGTATCGCTGATGCGTGAGTTCACCGCCGCGGCCGTCCAGGTGGCGCCCGTGCCCGGCCCGCTGACCGCCGCCAGCGTGGCCGCCAACACCGCCCGGGCGATCGAGTTGACCAGGCGTTGCCACGCCGCGACCGCCGCCGAGCTGATCGTGCTGCCCGAGTCGGTCACCACCGGCTTCACCCCCGGGATCGACACCGAGCAGCTGTGGGACCTGGTCAGCGAGCTGCCGGGCCCGGTGCTGCAGCCGTTCGCCGACCTGGCCGCCGAGCTGGGCAGCCACCTGGTGCTCGGCACCTACGAGCGCGGCCCGCAACGCGGGGTGGTCTACAACGCGGCGGTGGTGCTGAGCCCCACCGGTGAGCTGCTGGGCGTCTACCGCAAGACCCACCCGTTCGGCCACGAGCGGGCCGACGGCGGCGGCTGGACCACCCCGGGCGAGGACATCCTGGTGGTGGACACCTCGCTGGGCCGGATCGGGGTGATCATCTGCTTCGACGGCGACTACCCGGAGCTGTCCCGCATCACCGCGCTGGCCGGCGCGGAGGTGATCTGCCGGCCCTCGGCGCTGCTGCGCTCGGCGGACATCTGGGAGCTGACCAACCGCGCCCGGGCCTATGACAACCACGTCTACGTGATCGGCTCGAACGCCACCGGCATCGACCCGGGCGGGGTGATCTACTTCGGCAACTCGATGATCGTCACCCCGATCGCCGAGGTGATCGCGCTGGCCTCGTCGCACGAGTGCTGGGTGTCGGCCCGGCTGGACCCCGACACCGCGATGCGCTCGCTCACCCCCGGATCATCGGTCCCGCAGACCTTCGACCACCTGGCCGACCGCAACCTGGCGCTGATCCGCAAGAACGCCGAGCGGCTGCTGGGCGAGGCCCGGACGTCGTTCAAGCTCGGCTGAGCCGCTCAGCTGGCCCGCTCGAGATGCCACCGCTCGCCGTCTGCCACCACCAGGGCGACCGTCCGTAGGAGCTGCCACTTGCCGGCCGGGCTGACCACTCGCAGCCCCAGGGTGGTGGTGCCGCTGGCCGTGACGGTGAGGGTCACTGGGAGCACCCCGCCGCCCTGCGGCACCGTGAACCGGGCCGGCTGCACGGTGAGGGGGCTGCCGGCCTGCTCCACGGTCAGGGTGGATCCGCCGAAACTGGCGATACAGACATAGGCCGGGGCGGGCGTTCGCAGTGCCCATTCACCGGAGGGCCAGTCCAGCCCGGCCACCACGCCACCGTCCGGGCCGCCGGGATCAGTTGCCTCCTTCCCGCAGTCTCGCAGCGTGAGCGGAGCACCGCTGGTCGCCGGGGTGGAGGTGCCAGACCCCGCGCTGGTGCAGCCACTGCCCCAGCACTATCGCCAGCACTGTTCCGGCCACCTTGGGCAAAGCGGACTTGCTTCGGAATGCGGCAGGCAGCCGGCCAGGCGATGAGCGAGCCTTCGCCGCGCTGTGAGCGGTCTGATCGCTGGCTGTCGTCATGGGGAAATGGCTCGGGACGAGACCGAGGACTACTTCGCCGTCGCGGGAAGCGCGAACACCAAGCGGTCCAGGGTCAGTAGCGGCGGCTCGCCGTCGCGCGGTGACAGCAAGGTAAGGCCAAAGTGCCACTCGGCGCCGTCGACGGGCGGCTTGACCTTCTCACACCAGTCTTTGAGCACGCGGGCAAGGTCACCGGCCAGCTCGGAGTGGGACAGCGCCGCCTCGGCGAAGGCCACCGACAGCTCGGTGCGCAGCCCGGGGTCGTCCGGACCTGGGGTGGTGAGCAGGTAGCTGTACCGGATC
The Jatrophihabitans sp. genome window above contains:
- a CDS encoding carbon monoxide dehydrogenase subunit G; its protein translation is MKLAGEAVLHAPVEKVWAALRDPAVLVATIPGCERLVATGPDSYDMTVTAGVASIKGSYAGTVSLTDLPEPNTFLMKASGAGVPGTVSADVRVSLAEAGEGTRLSYDAEAAIGGVIGGVGQRMLIGVAKKLAGEFFTGVDDVLTGNRPAAAVPVEASAEPAREDMPVVYRDPAVPGRQIAGEPKSFILGAIFGAATALLGVLVGARTARLNRRYR
- a CDS encoding carbon-nitrogen hydrolase family protein; translated protein: MREFTAAAVQVAPVPGPLTAASVAANTARAIELTRRCHAATAAELIVLPESVTTGFTPGIDTEQLWDLVSELPGPVLQPFADLAAELGSHLVLGTYERGPQRGVVYNAAVVLSPTGELLGVYRKTHPFGHERADGGGWTTPGEDILVVDTSLGRIGVIICFDGDYPELSRITALAGAEVICRPSALLRSADIWELTNRARAYDNHVYVIGSNATGIDPGGVIYFGNSMIVTPIAEVIALASSHECWVSARLDPDTAMRSLTPGSSVPQTFDHLADRNLALIRKNAERLLGEARTSFKLG